TAGCCTCGGGTAAGGAGCATGGCAGAATGGCAGGGAGCAAGCCAGGGTGTTGGGAAGTGTGGTGGGGTGACGGGATTCGTAGCAGGCTGGTAGGGAGCACTGCAGGGTAATCAGATGAGTGATGGGGAACACAGCAAGGTACGTGTGGAGCATGAACGACCAGAGCCCAACCATTGCAACTTCACTGGTGCAAGAAGCAGGGCTCAGGAAGGGAGATCCcacctttctcctctctttgcCCACCCTGATAGGTCCCAGGGAGAGAAATCCAGGGCAGAGATGTTTGCAGGCAGTGGCCCCATCACCGTGAGGCTTggggccagagctgctggccagCAGCCAGCCAGTTTCTGCTCCTGCTTGGGAGCACAGAGGATGTTTTGTACGCAGCAGTGGGAGCACCATCCCCACCAGGTctggccctgctccctgcaggccCCCACAgaccccagctccctgcccactGCATGACGAGGCCAGCGTGCCTCTGTGGCACACCCTTCTCTCTGACCCAGGGTGCACAGCTGGTACTGGATGAGGGACAGTGCCACGAGAGGTCACAGGCTTTCCCAGCATGGCCCTCCCATGTTTCTCCCCTGACAGATGACATCTGGGCTGTGATGTTGGTGCTCACTAGTGCTGATACCTGCTGTCCCCCTGCCGCCTCACTGGTGGGCCCTGTGACTGTGCCCCTGGTCCCTCTCCATGGCTTGGCTACTTgtgggctgctccagccagctGGTGTGTGCATCCGCAGGACGTGGGGTGCCCCGTCAAGCTCCTGAAAGATGGTGGGGCAGGCAGTGGGCCAGGGTGtgcagcaggaagggcaggagtTCCAGGACATTTAGTTGGGGAACTACAGGGACGTGTCCTGCAACCTCACCCTGAAGGTCATGCATGGCATCCTGGAAGTGGATCCATCATCAATACATCCTCAAGATGAGATGATAACTGCTTCAACATGGACTGCTTGCCCACCTTCCTGGCTGGGCTTGATCTGGCATGGATTGGCCTCTATATGGTGTCCCTCCTCTCCTGGGAGAACTGGCAAACCTCCCAGCCCTCAAGCAAAGTGGCATCTGGCCTGGCGGGACTATTGTCATGATGTCTACATGACCTGTACTTCCTCTCCCTGGATGTGACAAAGAGATTCTGGAGGCAGATGGCACATCGCCCCATCCCCATGGAGGATGTGTCTGAACTGGTGAAGGTGGTGGGGTCCAGCCAAGAGTCAGAGGCTGTGGCATGGCTGCAGTTACTGTTACCTGATGGTGATCCCTGTACTGAAGCAGGAGGAtccctcctggagcaggagggccTCACTGCACCGTGTGGCAAGTCTGTAGCACTGGCTGTGAAAGCCCCAGATCGTCCCCTGGAAGGGACCTGCCACGGACCTGGACACTAAGGGACCATGGCTGCTGCACACATtgcctccccagcccagcatcaCCCACCCCAGCCTCTTCCCTTGGAGAAGGATGCAGCCTGGGCTTCCTGGCCTCCAGTCCTGGCAgtggccctgctctgctccacagcccagcagcacatTGCCCAGGCAAGGGTGATACCCACCCCAGGCGCTGCTGGAAGGGGTAGACAAAGTACATCTGCCCTGTGCTGCGTGGGTTGGGAGTTTCTCAGAGTCTGTAAATAGCTGAGTTCCCCTCGTGCTCATCTCGAAACTGAGAAGGGGAACATTCCccagagagggggaaagaatTGGTCAACTTGTCATCACTGGtagaaaagctatttttaattttattaaaatgtctcTCTAGTATAAACTTGCAAAATATCTGGAATCTCTGCTATAAAGATTTGTGCCGTGGCTCTGTAGCAAAGCTGTTGCTCCTGGGGCCAGTGATGGTGGCACTCATGGGAGGATGCACCTGGCATCAGGGGACAACTGAGGCTCCTCTTTGTGATCTGGGGAAGTGTGGGGAGCGCCAGGGGAGTAGGGCACTCTGGGGCCACCCTCAAAAAGGGGCACGTGGGGGACGTAGTGGCCAATGGGGCCAGGATGGGTCTGCGGTcggagcaggagctggtgcaggGTCTCGCCCACCTGCACAAGGCTGTGGgagaggaggtggaggtggGAGACTGTGTCGCTGGCCAGGCTCTCCAGTAGTGCCTGCTGCTGCCGTGATGTCTGCAGGATCTGCACCAGCAGGTGCTGGACATTCTGGAGCAAGCCTGTCACGCCAGACCCTGCAGTGAGAGAGGGGTCAGTGGCACCTCACCATGGCTCCAAGAGCTCCCTGTGAGGCtgttgggaagcagcagggatcACCCACCATGCAGGCTTGAGTCTGATGCATCTTCACCTGCTGCTGGTTGCTCGCTCATGGCTGCTGTCCCGTGGGAGCCTGTGGCTGCGGCAGCCAGAGGCAgcatttgctttcctcttcccatCCCCAGGGATGTCTCACCAGGAAAACCTGTCACAAAAGCTTGGCATGGAGGAAACAACCAGAGTGATGGAGACACTCAAGGCCCAAACTCAGCTTAACACAGAGCCCTGGAAGGCCACTGCCTCTGGGACCCCATGCCCTTCCCACCGGCAGGACAGGATGGAGCTGTGCCCTGGAGCACAAGGACTTGCTCAAAGCTGCCAACACTTACTGGCCTTTCCCTCAGCTCCTTCTTGCTTCAGGTCAGCGCGACAGCCTGGAAGGAGAGCAGACACAGCCTGTGAGCTGCAGCCATTTCCTGCCCCAGGGCACACAAGCATGGTAGCCAGGGCATGGTACTCAcccaggagggagaggggagggaagcagcAACTGGCATCTGCAACGAGAACCATATCAGAGCCTGCTCATGTGGCTGAGGGGGTTTACCGGGCTGAGCAGGGCAAGGAAAGCCTTACGTGGCATGGTGGGGGGCGTGGGTGGCACTCCAGTAACGTGGTCcccaccagctgctgggagaaagcagagaggagagataCGCCGTCTGAAGGGACCTGCTGGTGGATCACCACCAGCCCGGGGTCTGCCCGGCttgccccagccagccccacagcctgacATGCCCTAGCCACAGCTCCAGAGCGCCCTGCAGGGCCCCAAAGCATTTCAGAGCTAGGAACAAAAGCAGGAGTCACTCACCCACCACTGCAATGCAGCCACCTCtgggctggaaggcagcagcGGCGGAGCAGCGCGCAGCAACGCTACACAACAGACTAGGACTGGAAGTGAAGGAGAATCCCACATCCACTTGAAACTGcagggggaatttggggagacAGAAGGTAGTTACCCAGTGTGGGAGGCTGGCTGGGGCGTCCATGCAAACCAGGCTCAGGGATGTATCCTGCATCACCTCAGTGCCAAATCCCCAGGAGTGTGAACAGTCAGGGGTGTGCAGGATACGCACCTGGGTGGGCCGAAAGGCAGGGAAGCCGTAGGCAGCTCTGGCCCTCATACACAGCCCTAACTCATCTGAAGCTTTATGGTGTTACTGCGCAAGTGAGGAGCCAGGAACTGCTGAAGGAAAGGGAGTCACATGCCCTGCAGTGCTACCAGCCACAAGAGATCCCTGCACTGTGTCAGGGCCACTGTCCCTTCCAGACCTCTCACCTCATGAACTGCCATAGGGCAGCCAGCAGCCTTGTCATGCTCTCAGGTTGGGATCCCCTCCTGCCCTATCCCAgccatccccatcccctcatGCTCTGGGGCTGGTTTGGAGCCAAAGCATTCGGAGACAGAAGTCCCAACACACCCATCATTGAGCATCCCTGCTGAGGGACATGTGATGGATCCCTTGATCCTGTACACCTCCCATTCCCATCATGCTGGCATGGGCTTGGGCTGGAGCCGTGGCCGTGCAGCTCggtgcagcagggcagctcaGTACTTACGACTCTCTGGCTCGTCCTTTGCACACTGCAGCGTTGGTGACAGCAGTGTGCTGGGGGTGTCCTCGCCAACGTCGTGCTCTGCAGAAGGAGGTGAAGGGGTGCAGAAAAGAGCTTCAGTAACTGGGGCAAGAGGAGTGTCTGCCACCTTGCAGCCAGGACAAGGCCCCACTCCGGCTGCCTGAGCCCCCAGGTACCTGGTGGCTCTGGTGAGGATGGAGAGCGTGTGGCAAGGGCTGACCTGCGCTTCCTGGAGGGCAGCTTCACCACATCTAGGGGAAGAGAAAGACCATCAACAGACCCTGGGTGTCCACGCAGCACCAGtgctccaccagcaccccacGTCCAGCCACCCTGCTAAGCCCACACGTTCCCGGCACCCACCTGGCATCCTCCGTTCGCCAAAGACGGGCCGCCCGGCCGCCTTCCAGATGCTCTTCATGGCTCGGTAGTGAGGCGGCAGCCGGGGAGAGTGTTGTCCTGCCCTCCGGCGCGTCTCCCGCTCCGAGTGGAACGCCTGCTTGAGCGCCTTCCACTTGGAGCGGCACTGGGCCACGCTGCGCCCGTAGCCGGCCGCCGCCAGACCCCGGGAGATCTCCCGCCAGAGCGCCTCGTTGGGTCGCGACGTGGAGGCCATGAGCAGGGCGGCCTCACCCGAGCCCCTCACCAGCGACAGGAGGCCGCTGACCTCCGCCTGCGTCCAGGCTCGCCCGCGGGGCATGCTGCCGGCCCGAGGCGGGGCTGCCCCGGATCGCTCGGGcccgggccggcggcgggcACGGAGCAGCGCCGGGGCTCGGCCGTGCGCTCCAGAGGGCGCACCGGGAGGATGCCCCGCCGGGGGCGGCACTGGGAGCCGCACCAGGAGCGTCGCGAGCCTCCCCGGTGGTCGCTCTGGGGTTCGCCCCGGGCACCGCCGCACTGCCGGTCGCACCGGGAGTCGCACCGGGAGCCGCACCGGGAGCCGCACCGACCGCCCCTGCGCCGCACCGGGCGCCGCGCCGGGAGCTGCCGGGAGGCGCCGGGCGCCGCATCGAGCATGTGCAGCCCCGGGAGGAGCCGCTGGGAAACGTAGTCCGGGACGAGATATCGTCCCCCAGAGAACGCCGCCAGCTCGGAGCGGGGTCGTTGTCTGCCCGCAGGCTCCCGGGGGTTCGGGAGGACTCTGTCCCCCCCCCACGCGAGGGCACGGCAGGGATGGCCATCACGGCAGCCCTGGAGgctgggcaggggaaggaggacCCAAGCCCCCCGTTTTCCAGGGCTGagatgcagctgcagccccatgCAAAAACAAGGGGCTTGTAAGCAAACACGCAGTGGCCTTGCTCCTCGGAGAGAGGGGCATGGGCATGTGTCCTGTGCCCCAAGGATACCCAGTCTTCCCTTGCAGTGCCTAGGGCAGATCAGACCAAGAGAGCTgtggttgttcagcctggaggagagaagattCTGGGGAGACCTTAAGCAGACCTTTCCCTGCCATGAGTTCCAGAAAGACTAcgagagagctggagagggactttctGCAAGGATGTGTAGTgataggaggaggaggaggaatggcttcaaactgtcagagagcaggtttaggtTACATAatagtcatagaatcacagaatatcctgagttggaagggacccactgggatcatcaaagtccaactcctgaaCTTGCACGTGACACCCCAAACAATCCCCCCATGTGCCTGCGAGCATTGTTCaaatacttcttgaactctgtcagtcttggtgctgtgatcacttccctggggagcctgttccagctgcccaaccaccctctgtgTGAAAAACCTTTCCCTAATATTCAActtaaaccttccctggcaccgttcccttgagtcctgtcactggtccccagagagaagagatgagtgtctgcccctctgcttcctctttcgaggaagttgtagactgtgctgaggtctcccctcagtctcctcttctccaggctgaacaaaccaagtgacctcagctgcttctcatatGGCTTTCCCtgttttaggaagaaattcttgattgtgaaggtggtgaggcactgtcacaggttgcccagggaagctgttgATGCCCCATcactggcagtgttcaaggccaggttggacagggctctgaacaacctggtctagtggaaggtgtccctgtcttTGGCAGAGGGCTTGAAACcacatgatctttaaggttctttACAACTCAAATCATTCTATGACTCCATGACTCTAAGCCATGGctggccagcccagccctggctccatGTTTGAGCTAGCAGCCCTTCCCACTGCGTGCTGCCCCAAAGCCAGGAGTGTGGGGTTCTCTGCTGCCAGGATGCCTGGATGCTGGCCTCAACAGGGCTGCCCCTTGCCCCAGGTGTCTGGCACACAACACCCCCGGGCTTTTGTCTCAGGTGGTGCCTCTGGGGGCCCCACCAGGAAGTGACACTTTCCATTTTGCATCACATCCGTCTGAGTTGGGCTGGGAAAGGGTTGCCACTGCCCCtgtgggctgcagagcaggagaccaaggaagagatggaagagGGTGTCATGTATGCTGACCTGCGCCTTCCCTCCACACTAGGTAATGgcccccagctctctctgggTTTCTTGACCTCCTGCAGCCCTTTGCCCTCCCCAGAAATGTCCTCCCAGACCTGCTTCCCCCACTGCCTCTTTTTGGGTGCCTTCTCTCAAACAGCTCCTCTCCAGCGCTGTTGCAGACTGCCTGCTCTCAGGGtgggggggcaggaggggctcaATGGCAGGGAATGCCCACTGCACCCCCATGCCACTGCACAGACATCCCTCTCGCTGCTCTCCCCACCAAGCACTGTGTGCAGGCAGATAATTTCTAGGACAGTCAAGCTGCTGCAAACAGGCTCTCCCCCACTTTTCCCAGGTTTCCCCACTGCCTCCTGATGTCCTGCCTGGGATTTGCAGACATTTCCTGGCTCAAGGTTCCCCACTGCTCCCTCCAATCCCCCCTGCCCCGGTCTACATTAACTCATTttctcagctcctcagcagcGAGTGCACACACCCTGGTTCTGGGCAGCCCTCAGCCTGCGTCTCCTCTCCCTGATACTCCTGCTGGCACAAATCATCCTGGTCAGCCTGAGTTTCCACTGTAAGTACTGGCCATCCCGTGCCTGGATCTCTACAGAGGGGGCCCTGGAGTCAGGGCTGGCACCATAGCACTTGTGTACCAACAGACTGAGCTGCAGCTTCCCCACGGAGCCGGGCCTTTCTGCTTGGGGCTGTGGGCGTTGAGGGTTCTGGGGCAAGCAGGAAAATTGGTGAGGCAAGACACCACCTACATGTCTGGAAAAGGAAGCTGGGGCGACAGCTTGGGCTTGGGGAAAGCCACTCCATCACATGGCAaagaaaggaaggcaggagggagagcGCTGATACTGAAACCGAAAGACAGGAGCACTTTCCCAGAAAGCCTGTTTTGTGGAGGGATCCCAAGCACAGAAGAAACTGCAAGGACGGACCTTGGCAGGCTTGGTGTACCTAAAACAGGGGACAGCTCACCCACAGCCACGAGGCTGTCCTGTGGGAGGGGAcactgggtgctgctgggagccggAGCCTGGAGTTGCTGGAACACACCTGTGCTCTTCTGCTGTAGATTTAGTACAACAACAAGCGAGCTGCATCCACGGTCCCTGGAGCATAGAGGAGAGGCCCAGCTATGGGAAACAGACAGTGCAAGGTAAGAGAGCCTGCTGGGCTCCTGGATAAGCTTTGGAGAGGGCCTCACTGCTTCTTTCAAGCAGTGGGATCAGTCCATACTCGAGGATGTTTTCCTGGGCTCCATCCCTACATATTCCTTCACCCTTGCTGCTTGTCCCCTGATTTATGGCATGGAgagctcccccagcactgctgaacaGGCTGAACTGCTGGGACCCCTTTAGAAGAGATGACCCCAGACAGCTCAATGTTACCTGGGCGCGCCACCAGCACCAGGTTCATGGATGCCACCAGCATTCCTGTGCCAGATGGCATGAGCTTCTGGTGCAGCTGAAACCTTGACTGAGTTCCCAGCACTTTGGAAATTGTGTTTGTATCACCACCCCAAAtgtgcagctccctgccctgcctaATGCCAGCACGTTTCTGTAACTAGCCTCtcttcccagggctctgtgaCTGGAACATTGGAGCTGGGCTCACAAGTAAGGGCAAGAGTGAGGCAGACATACGAACACACTGGGTTGGTTGGTGTCCTGACTGCCCACTGTCACCCTCCCGTCCCTTGGGCTGAGGGCTGGTGGCagttgccccatcccagctgctgtgtttcTGGTGTGCAGGGCGATGCCAGTTTTGCCCGGTCGGCTGGTTCTGGGATGCGGGGCAGTGCTACTACTTCTCCTCTGCCAGaaagagctgggagcagagcaaagaggactgctgctccagaggggcACAGCTGGTCACCATCCAAGCCAACACTACCCTGGTGAGtgcacccagcctggcctgtcccagctccctgtgagcaTTGGGCTGTCCTGGTGACCACCTCACAGTCCTTCAGCTGTCACCCACCCACAGCATTGTCTCAGCTCCCTGGCCTGTGTGCCCAAAGCCTAACAAAGCCtccaggcagggagctggcaatgctgtgcccACACAACACAGCCCGCATCACTGATGgtgtggctgggctggcagtTCCCCCAAGGAGCTCATGTGGGTCCTCTCCTGTGCTAGGCTTTCCTGGTGCGCACAGCTAACATGGAGGTCTTCCATGTGGGGCTGAAGCAGGATGGCTTCAGGTCTGACTGGAAGTGGCTGGATGGCACCACACTGGAAGGGTGAGGCTGTCAGCTTgttcccagccagggctgctgagggTCCAGCATTAGGGCTCAGGGAGGTGACAGGGGGACAGGCATGCAGGGATGTGCTCCATGTTTTGGCCacctcttttcttcccagaacTGTGTTGGGGCGTTTTAGGGAGGTGGCATTTTTAGCAGGGGCCTGACCCTGGTGCCCACACTCTGTCTgggtgaggggctgcaggggatcCCCCAAAAGCAGGTTCTCAGTTTGGTTGGTGCTGAGCCCTGCTAGGATTGACCTGGGGGTGCTTTGTGAgtgatggggctgggggcatCAGGGCATGTGGCCTAACTGGGAGGAGCCTGGCAGGAGACTGTGCTCCATGGGGAGGGTGAGCTTTGcccctgcagcatctctgtgcaGTGTCTggtctctggctgcagctgctgatggGACAGCCTCAGCTCTTTCTgcccatcccatctcatcccactcTCTCCCTTGCAGGATCTTCCCAATCCAGCGCTACCCCAGGTCTTTCCAGGCCTGTGGCAGGGTGTCACGCTTGGGACTGTCAGGTGGCCCATGCACAGAAGCCCTCAGGTGGGTCTGCAAGCAGAGTGCAGCCACCCTGCAGTGGCTCCAGTCCTcacctcctgccttcctctgggGAAACACCACCTACAGCTGTGTGAGGCCCTGATGGCCATGGGGacccccagcctgtggcaccACCCTGTTCCCTCCCTGAGCCCAGTGCATGGGCattcccaggctctgctgcctcctggcccAGACCTCTTTATCCCCCAGAACTCTGCACTTTGCCAATAAACTCTGCCAGCAACTGCAGCTGGCTTTGGGCTATGGGGGTGGGAGGATGGGGGTGCATCTTCCAGCTCTCAGACTCGGTTGCATCACTGACAAGTGGGAAATTGCATCTGCTATTCTGTGGCCAGGAGCCAGCATTGAGCCAGCAGCAATCGGAACATCCCCATGGCAGTgtgaggcagctcctgtgcaGGCTGGCAGAGGTTCCATGAAAACTCTGGGCATTCTGATTGTGGTGGCTGCCTGGGGTTTTTGCTTCTTGGGGCATGGTGCTGAGAGGTGAccctgtgcctctgcagccccGTGGAGGACttgggctgggcagcagcttgTTTGCTGATGCCTGCCAAGTCTGAGGAGGTCCCAGCAAACACGCTCACTTTGTTTTGAGGCCGGGTGATGTGTGAGAGCCTAAAAGGCTTGCTGGGGCTTAGTTTGGAGTTGTTTGGTCccagaggctgttctggttttggcaTAGACCACTGGGTTGTtccagcagcctgcagctgtggcacagaCATCGCTGGGACTCCCTCCCAGCACATGCAAAAGACCAAGCCCCCACAGTCTGTGCACCCTGTCAGACTGAGCAGGactgggagggggaaggtgATGCATGGGGAACTGTAGCCTTGCTGTGGCCTGTACCCATGGGCTTGGGCTCTTCACAGCCTGGGGACCTGGGTGCAGAGCATGCTCCCCAGAAGGGAGCTTATtcacccccccaccccctaaAACAAGAtcatacacaggaaaaaaacccactttttgcaaataaagcaactacttctgcttttctgtgtatGAAGATGTGTCTCCATGCAGTATGGTCTTAGCCACTGTTTACCACCTGACCACAATGGAGAAGGATAGGACTGGgttcctgggctgctgctgctgcccagctgcctgcaTGGCCCAGAGTGTGGCCTACACTGACCTGAAGTTTGCTGAGGCCCCTGCTTGCTGCCCTCACCTGCCCTGCAGACCCCAGTGAGGATGACGTTCACTACAAGaacctgctgctggggctggtgctgtCAGAGTCTAGCCTGTGTGAGAACCCAGCTGCCTTCACTGCCACAGGGATAGCCCAGCACAGGGCGAGCACCggctggtggcagtgggacCATGGGGTGATGCCCATGGGCACTCATCTTGTCCCTAGACTGCTGCCCCTCGGGCTGGGTGCCCTACAGGAGCAAGTGTCTCTTCATCTTGGTGGGAAAGAAGATCTGGTTGAGCAGCCATTATGACTGCACAGGGAAATTCACTTGACTGCTGGTCCAGGGTCCAAGGCCAGCACAGATGGTACAGAGTGGAAGGGCTGTGTCACCCCAGAAGGGTGGATTTCTGCAGAGTCCCatggagccagcagcagcagtatctggggaggtgctggggtgCCACTGTGGCCCCAGGTTCCCACCATGGCAATCCACAGGGAAGAACACAGCCAGACCTGGGGCTCCTGGGCACCAACAGGATGCTGGGCATGGGGCAGGTGGTCAACAGCTTCTCTCTTCCCAGCATTTTGTGCAGGCAGGTGACTGAAATCATCATGACAAACCTGAGGGGCTGTATGGGAAGTTGTATAACGAGTAAGTTGTTCCATCCTGGCCACCTGCACCCGTCCCACCGTCACCAGCCATGAGTAGAAGtgtctgcattttaaaacaagacTTGTAGAAAAGAGGCTGTATTTTTGTCTTCCACACTCATGGTCATGTTGCCATCCCCAgtccctgc
This sequence is a window from Corvus moneduloides isolate bCorMon1 chromosome Z, bCorMon1.pri, whole genome shotgun sequence. Protein-coding genes within it:
- the LOC116437753 gene encoding uncharacterized protein LOC116437753, with the translated sequence MAIPAVPSPAPPGAAHARCGARRLPAAPGAAPGAAQGRSVRLPVRLPVRLPVRPAVRRCPGRTPERPPGRLATLLVRLPVPPPAGHPPGAPSGAHGRAPALLRARRRPGPERSGAAPPRAGSMPRGRAWTQAEVSGLLSLVRGSGEAALLMASTSRPNEALWREISRGLAAAGYGRSVAQCRSKWKALKQAFHSERETRRRAGQHSPRLPPHYRAMKSIWKAAGRPVFGERRMPDVVKLPSRKRRSALATRSPSSPEPPEHDVGEDTPSTLLSPTLQCAKDEPESPAGGDHVTGVPPTPPTMPHASCCFPPLSLLGCRADLKQEGAEGKASFPGETSLGMGRGKQMLPLAAAATGSHGTAAMSEQPAAGEDASDSSLHGSGVTGLLQNVQHLLVQILQTSRQQQALLESLASDTVSHLHLLSHSLVQVGETLHQLLLRPQTHPGPIGHYVPHVPLFEGGPRVPYSPGAPHTSPDHKEEPQLSPDARCILP
- the LOC116438515 gene encoding killer cell lectin-like receptor subfamily G member 1, whose product is MEEGVMYADLRLPSTLAPQQRVHTPWFWAALSLRLLSLILLLAQIILVSLSFHYLVQQQASCIHGPWSIEERPSYGKQTVQGRCQFCPVGWFWDAGQCYYFSSARKSWEQSKEDCCSRGAQLVTIQANTTLAFLVRTANMEVFHVGLKQDGFRSDWKWLDGTTLEGIFPIQRYPRSFQACGRVSRLGLSGGPCTEALRWVCKQSAATLQWLQSSPPAFLWGNTTYSCVRP